The window CGTATCCCCCTAGTTTCTTTTAATCCTGGTCCTGTAAGTGGTGCAAAATCACCTAACCCAGCAACAAAATTCCCAAGATTGATGCCATAGTCTGTATTGTAATAATAGTGGTTGATTTGTTCTTCAATGTAACGTAGATCATCATCATTCATGATCTTAAAATCATCACCATAATCTTTTTTACCATTCAGCTTTTCGGGGATAATTTCTTTTTGTCGAACAAGACCATCAAAATAGAAACCCTCTTTAGGTAATTTGCCACTTGGCTCAACGGATGTATCTCCCTGAGGATAGATGAGTGTGTTGCCTTTTTCATCAATGGTTGTATTGAATTCTTTACCTACCAGAACATTGGTGCCATCTGGCATCTTCCACTGTTTCCATCCTTCATTCTTGTAACCAAACATAGTCACTGGTCCTGATACACCTACAACGTCAATGGACAACCTTCTTCTTAAGTCTTCTTCAACATAGCCCAAAAGTTGAAATGGCTCATGTACTTTAACCCACTCATCCTTCAGCCCAAGATGTTTTCTTAATTTGGCTAATGCTGATGCGGAAATACCTGTTACTAATGTGCTGCCTAAGTCTGTAACAATTTGGTCTGTCTCTTGGTGATTAATCGTCTTGATAAGTCGTTCTCTAGAATTCATTTCAAATCTCCTCGCATACTATATTTAGAAGCTCTATTAAGCTTCATTATTTACTTGATTTATTCCCTATGTTTCAATTATTCTATACGATTAGTGATCAAGGATAAATCTTATTTATGTTGCAACTTGATTTATATGATAGTCAGATTATTGACCTAATAGTCATTTATAGATACTAAGAAATGGATGTATATGATGCCTTTCATTATTGCTCATTTTGCTAGAATCAGAAGGATTAATATCCAACCATGAAAGACTCATATTATTTAGCTTTAAGCGTTTTACGAGACACGGACTTTATCCAATGCATCACTAAGCAAAGCAATAAGCCCTTATTGATTTTTTTCTTTATTTCTTTGAATTTTTTGGATTGTTAGCCAAAGACCAACTTTATTCCTTTGATACGGTAGAGGCCTCATCTTAAATGACTGACCATATTAATCTACGTTTTATGGAAATCTTATTGTTATGCTACAATAAGTAATAACTATGCGTTATGTGACTATTACCAGAATGCTACTTTACGTGCACGAGCACGTAAATATCAAATATTAATGTATCTTTCGATACATTAGTATTGCTCAATTCGACTAAAATTTATGTTACACATATCAATCGTTTATTGGAGCTAATCCATATTTTCTTTTGTAATAATTCTAATCTTCACCTTAATAAAATCTTCTTTTGGTACAATCCCTTTAAATACATACTCAAATAATAATTCTATGACTTTATACCCCTGTTCAATTGGTTCTTGGGTTATTGTAAAGTCAATGACATCATTCCTCAATAATACTTTAGTTGTTTCAGTCAAATCATATGAAATAATGGCTTTATCCTTATAATTATGCGCTTCAATACTTTGACTAAATCCTTTTATGCCTGCTGCTGCTATATAAAACCCATCAATGTCTTTATGCTTTTCTATCACTGCATTGGTTACCTCATGTGCAATGTAGTCTTCATCTAAACATTCTACTATATCAATTATTTTAATGTCGGGTAATGTATCAACTATACTTTGAAAACCTTCAATTCTATCATTATGTGCTAACATATTGAAAGATCCTGTAATAATTGCCACATTCCCTTTATTCCTAAGTAACTTTGCCATCAATACACCCGCTACCTGTCCACTCTTGTACAAATCTTGTCCTACAAAGCACAATCTATTGGAATTATGTATATCTGAAGCAAATGTAACAACTTGTATATTATCTGATACCAATTCATTGATTTTATTCTTAATGATGGTATCATCCAGTGCAGGCACTGCAATACCATTCACCTTCATTTTATGAAATTCATTGAGAACATCCAGTTGTTCTTGACTGTTTAAATGATCTGTCTCACGCATCTCGATTTTTAGGCCAAAATCTTTAAAATCTTCATAGGCCTTATAGATACCTTCTGTTATTTCAGTAAAAAATGGATTACTCTTCACTGGAATAACCACACCGATGACTATGGGTCTCTTTTGAAAAGACAATGCTTTACCAATGATATTTGGTCTATATCCTAACTCGTTTGCAATCCTTTGAACCCGTCTTTTCACTTCTTCACTTACACCGACTCTGTTGTTAAGCACCTTATCGACAGTACCTCTTGATACGCCTGCCAAATCTGCAATTTGTTTGATCGTAACTCTCATAGTACCCCCAGCGTATATCACTCCGTGCACGTGCACGTTAACTTGTATTTATATTATATCTCTCAAATTATATTATGTCAATACCTTTTTGTAACATCGGGGCTAACGCTTGATTTATGGGCATTTTTAAATCAACAAGAGACTTCAAAAGGCTATTAATGACACTTTTACCTATGCTTGCAAGCAGCTATGAATTGAGATTAAAACCGCAAGGGCATGGCGTGTACCTCTACGCATATTGATATAGGTTATGCAATACCTATTGCATAAGATAATTGAATCTCACATATATAAGCTAATCCTGCTACGGCAATATTTTTGCCTACATACCTTTTACAGACGTTTTTTACACACTCAAAAAGGGCAGAAGTATGGTCGGTGTAAATTTGACCTGTTCTGCCTCAAATATTCGCTGATATCAACTCACTTAACAACGAAGTAAACTTGTTATTGCCCCTTACTTTTTAAGTATCCTCCTTAAGGAAGCCACATCCAGCAAATTCACTGTTTCAAATTTTCCTTTATAAAACACACCCCAGTTATTGAAAACACAAGGCAATTCCTTTGCTTTTTCCAGCGTATCCACTTGAATGAAGGATACAGGGATATCATTTAATTCACAATACTGTTTAATCAGTTCAATCCTTTCAGGGACAAAGGGACATTGCATATCATAGTAAATGGTTAGCTCTTTATTATCCATTTCATACCTTTTAGCATTTTCTGCGAACCTTGGCTTTGTTCCGTCAAAAGAAAGTGCAAGCAATTCATAGCCATTATCGGTAGAATCAACGACCTCAAAGCCAAACTTCTTCGCAAATGCTTGATTAGAAAGCCAAGCTTTTTGTTTTTTTGATCCCAGCATACAAATACCAGATTTACCTTTTTCTTTGGCATCAGCCAAACAATACTCCATGAGCGAACTAGCATACCCTTTTCCTTTTTGACCACACCATAAGCAATACAAGTAATAATAATTATCACCATTTATGGGAACCCAAGCTGTTTCAAGAGGAGCATATTCTATAAAAACGGGAGCCTTTACATTTAACTTTCTAAAGACATGACCTTCCTTTAGTCGATCTGAAAGCCATTGCCGCTTTAACTCAACACCTTGATGGGGCTTTCTAACGCGAATAATACAGCTTAGATGCTCATTATCAAGGTTTTCTGTTGTTAAGTTCACAAATTCAGTTACCATATTCACTCTCCCTTTAGATTAAAGTTATTATTCAGACCATACTCCTATTTTATTATTGCTCTTTGATTTAATCTTGTCAAACATAATTTGGGATTCTTTTAAATTTTCTTATATTATAATGTATTTTGGTCTATGTCAAGTTTGCTCAAATTGTATCAACATCCACAGCCTTCATATCTGCCTGAAATTTATTCACCATGTTGACATCCGTTTCTGCATAAGGTTGCCAGTACGTGGTTTCATTCATGATGAACCTGTCTTTTTTAAGTTCTGGGTGCAGGTTCTTCTGAGAAAGGTCACAGTCAAATCTGGCCAGATAGAAGCCTGAGCCATCTGCCTTCCTCATATGACACATACCCCATGTAATACCTTGAGCATCCCCATTATCTGCAAAAGCATCGGGATTAAAAGGACCTGCTGCTGTAGGTATGAGCCCAAGATGACCTTTTATCTCGAAATTCACACCATCTTTTGAGAACTGGCAGGTGTTCTTCTCAGGTCCGTCAAAGGTTGCGATGGCTACAACACCGTCTTTGTATGGGTAGACAAAAGTCTCATGACCGGAGATTAGAACAGGATTATATGCCGATTTGGTATAGGGTCCCATAGGGCTGTCTGCAAAGGCAACTCCCTGCTGAGAAGTTTTCAGACAGTTGTCATTGATGATATGGGAATCGGATTTATAATAGAGGCAGTATTTACCATTAAACTTAATCAGATATGGGTCATGGATACAAGTATTGTCCCATTCGTGAACATTGCCTCGGTCAATAACAGGCTTATCTAACCGTGTCCATGGACCCTCCGGAGAATCTGCCCAGGCCATAGAGGCACAACAGAAATCCCAGTGATAACTGGAACCATCTTGTTCTGGATAAGCTGCAATAATTGCATCCCTATACTTGGTAGACTCTTCCCAATAATACCCGGTATAAGCCTGATAAATCAGATAGTATTTGCCCTCAGCAACCATCACATCTGGTGTGGCCAAAGACCTGTCACCAACTGTTCCTTTTGGTGGACGGGCAACGGCAATACCTTTCTCTTCCCAGTGAATGCCATCATCACTTACAGCATACCCGATATCTGACAAGTCCCAGTCAGAAGATGGTGTTTCGTCATCCCCATTGTTCCATTTAGGGGGCTTGGTATGCCTTAGTGTGTACCACACATAGTATTTGCCATTGATTCTAAGCACTTTGGAAGGGTCTCTTCTCGTGATACCTGCCTGGTTTCCAATACCAGTAACCTTCGTGTATTTAAAAATGGAGTAGAATTCATTTTCATTATCACCACGCTTACCGTAAACATCATATAACCTGTTTATGGCGGCGCTAAGTGGTCGGTGGAGTGGCTTCTTGTCCGGCATAATCCATGGAAATGCATGTTCTGTTTCCTGCATAACGGCATCAATTGTCAACCCAACATAAGCTGGCACATTGAATAATGTACCACATGGTCCGCCTTCCTCAAGCAATGCTGGAACCAGTACGCCCGGCAGTACGTCACCCACATCCAATGTGGCTTCGGAGCCTCCCATAGCAGTCCTGACCCATCCTGGTGTTATCAAGTTCATGAGCACATTGGAGCCCTCAAGCAATACAGCCATGTCCTTGGTATATTTATCGACTGCTCCTTTGCTGATTGCATAGGGTTCAAGAGCAGGCTGACGGTTAATGCCAGACGTAAAGTTGATGATACGCCCATACCTCTGTTCCTGCATCTTCGGTAAATAATGATTACAAATGGTGATCAGGGAATAGACATTAACTTCCATGATCTTGTCCATCAGCTGACGGTCAAGCTGGTAATGATCCTGTGGTTTACATGACATGGCCGCATTGTTATAGATGATATCTACTTGAGGGTACTGTTCATCCATTTGTTCAAGCATGTTCTGCACCATGACGGGATGACTTAGGTCAGCGGCAATCTTATAAACATGGATGCCATAGTCCATTAATAATGCCTCTGTCTCATTAAGATTTTCCATCCTGCTGGCGTGAATGATGACGTCACAGCCTACCATGGCAAGCCCAATAGCAATCTGCTGACCGATGCCTCTTGAAGCACCGGTTATAAGGGCTGTTTTACCTCCTAAGTTTTTCATATTAATCCTCGCTTTCTTAATTAAAAATTTTTCATTATACCATTCTTGGCTGTATCTTCCTTCAAACATCATATTCCTTATATTATCAATAAATCGCTTGATTCATTACAGCCTGTCTTGATAGTTGCATATGCTGTTCAATAGGAATACCACCGTCTCAATTAAGATTTATGCTGTTTTCTATACTCACCTGGTGTTATGTTATGCCATTGCTTGAACCGCCTGATGAAGCTGTTGGTGTTACTATAGCCTACTGCCCATGCAATCTTATTCATGTTCATATCCGTTGTCTCAAGGAGCTCCGTAGCCCTTTGCATCTTGATTCTGGTCACATAGTTTAGGATTGTTTGGTCTGTCTTATCTTTGAAATATGCACTCAGTGCAGACTGATACATTCCGAAATGGTCTGCCATGCCAGCAAGTGAGAACTCTGTGTCCGTATAGTTACACATAATATAGTTTACCATATCGTGAATGAGCCCAAGCTCTTCTTTGTCCTTCTGTTTGATGATTCTTTCACAGAGATCACGACTCATCACAATAACAATATTGACAAGGTCATCTACAGTATCATAGTCGGACAAGGTGAATGCATCCGGAATATCCAGTTCCGTATCATCGAAGGCCTTCAGCATATTTTCACTTGCATGATAGATCAGGTTGATGATATCGAAACAAAGCCCTCTGACCACAAAAATCGGCGTGTTTTGATGTTTGATATAGTGAATGATGGAATCCAGTTCCTTTTTGATAGCAATGATATCACCAGCCATTAGGTAGGTACTGATCTTCATCAAATTCTCTTTTGGATAGGTGCTCAGGGAGGCTTCCTTAATAACAATATTATCGTAAGAAATGACGTTATCGTTACCCTTGACCAGCCTGTAATCAATGGCTGTTGATGCTTCCAGAAAGGCTTTCGGCGCAAAGTCGATGGATTCATGAAGATTGGATAAACCTATGGCTGTTGACAGGTTGGAATCCTCTCGCAGCTCTATCTGAAGCTGCTGGAGACTCTCTAGTACTGCTGGATAATCCTGTTCCTCCAGATTGATGAGCAGGGTAATCTTCCAGCAATCCAACTGCTGACATTCATAGACCGATACGGATTCTTCCAGCACCTCTCTTGCACTGGCTATAACCTCACCCCTAGCCTCAGACAACTGGTAATCTCTATTGATGTGTATCGTTGCTACCATACACCCTTTATCCACCTCAATGTTATAACGCTCTGCCATCTCATAGAGTATCTGCTCCTTGGGCTGTACACCTCGAAGAAGCTCCATAATCAATAGCTGTCGGCTTGCTTTGCTGGAAAGGGCCACTGCATCTGACAGTAATGTGTTTTGGCTTGAAAGATAGTCGAGAGACCGTCGAATGACCTCCAACTCGCCACTGTCTTCAATGGTATCTTGTGAAATGCTCTGGGAAAAACTTTTCAGGCGTTTGATGGGGCTGTAATTGATTCTCATGGCCAAGAATATAAAAGCCACCCCTAAACAAGCTATTAAACAAAGGCCCAGCAGGAATCCCCACTTCAGATCTTTTACTTTCTCAGAAATACTGGATTCAGGTGTTAACGTGATAAATTTCCACCCGGTTTCATTTGACTGAATCAATACAGCATAGTACCATACACCATTAATCACAATTCGATCATCTGTATACATGGCATCTTCCTTGATATCTATTCCCATAAAATTTTGAAACTCATTCATAATCAAGGCTTCACCACCGGGTGATGAAGCTATCCTATTGTTGTCAGCATCCAAAACAAAGGTGAATT is drawn from Vallitalea pronyensis and contains these coding sequences:
- a CDS encoding helix-turn-helix domain-containing protein; this translates as MSRWYNKMSYYYKYLFSYLLLLVIPLLVIGIYVDANLLDTLEKEVLTNELNALYQVKESFDTDMLQLSKISNAIFLETFESTTRFADDPLRYVELIEDMNILAITNPLIQEMFYYYKEDNYVISSTGSIPVDLFFNKYFDFDAWDRKAFMDKVKNIEKPFVRPKETIRSIESMAYEAVTYFFPLNRTTGKYYGAVFFTVPGPLVEEKLQSIMNINNKFTFVLDADNNRIASSPGGEALIMNEFQNFMGIDIKEDAMYTDDRIVINGVWYYAVLIQSNETGWKFITLTPESSISEKVKDLKWGFLLGLCLIACLGVAFIFLAMRINYSPIKRLKSFSQSISQDTIEDSGELEVIRRSLDYLSSQNTLLSDAVALSSKASRQLLIMELLRGVQPKEQILYEMAERYNIEVDKGCMVATIHINRDYQLSEARGEVIASAREVLEESVSVYECQQLDCWKITLLINLEEQDYPAVLESLQQLQIELREDSNLSTAIGLSNLHESIDFAPKAFLEASTAIDYRLVKGNDNVISYDNIVIKEASLSTYPKENLMKISTYLMAGDIIAIKKELDSIIHYIKHQNTPIFVVRGLCFDIINLIYHASENMLKAFDDTELDIPDAFTLSDYDTVDDLVNIVIVMSRDLCERIIKQKDKEELGLIHDMVNYIMCNYTDTEFSLAGMADHFGMYQSALSAYFKDKTDQTILNYVTRIKMQRATELLETTDMNMNKIAWAVGYSNTNSFIRRFKQWHNITPGEYRKQHKS
- a CDS encoding GNAT family N-acetyltransferase; its protein translation is MVTEFVNLTTENLDNEHLSCIIRVRKPHQGVELKRQWLSDRLKEGHVFRKLNVKAPVFIEYAPLETAWVPINGDNYYYLYCLWCGQKGKGYASSLMEYCLADAKEKGKSGICMLGSKKQKAWLSNQAFAKKFGFEVVDSTDNGYELLALSFDGTKPRFAENAKRYEMDNKELTIYYDMQCPFVPERIELIKQYCELNDIPVSFIQVDTLEKAKELPCVFNNWGVFYKGKFETVNLLDVASLRRILKK
- a CDS encoding SDR family NAD(P)-dependent oxidoreductase, with amino-acid sequence MKNLGGKTALITGASRGIGQQIAIGLAMVGCDVIIHASRMENLNETEALLMDYGIHVYKIAADLSHPVMVQNMLEQMDEQYPQVDIIYNNAAMSCKPQDHYQLDRQLMDKIMEVNVYSLITICNHYLPKMQEQRYGRIINFTSGINRQPALEPYAISKGAVDKYTKDMAVLLEGSNVLMNLITPGWVRTAMGGSEATLDVGDVLPGVLVPALLEEGGPCGTLFNVPAYVGLTIDAVMQETEHAFPWIMPDKKPLHRPLSAAINRLYDVYGKRGDNENEFYSIFKYTKVTGIGNQAGITRRDPSKVLRINGKYYVWYTLRHTKPPKWNNGDDETPSSDWDLSDIGYAVSDDGIHWEEKGIAVARPPKGTVGDRSLATPDVMVAEGKYYLIYQAYTGYYWEESTKYRDAIIAAYPEQDGSSYHWDFCCASMAWADSPEGPWTRLDKPVIDRGNVHEWDNTCIHDPYLIKFNGKYCLYYKSDSHIINDNCLKTSQQGVAFADSPMGPYTKSAYNPVLISGHETFVYPYKDGVVAIATFDGPEKNTCQFSKDGVNFEIKGHLGLIPTAAGPFNPDAFADNGDAQGITWGMCHMRKADGSGFYLARFDCDLSQKNLHPELKKDRFIMNETTYWQPYAETDVNMVNKFQADMKAVDVDTI
- a CDS encoding uroporphyrinogen decarboxylase family protein — encoded protein: MNSRERLIKTINHQETDQIVTDLGSTLVTGISASALAKLRKHLGLKDEWVKVHEPFQLLGYVEEDLRRRLSIDVVGVSGPVTMFGYKNEGWKQWKMPDGTNVLVGKEFNTTIDEKGNTLIYPQGDTSVEPSGKLPKEGFYFDGLVRQKEIIPEKLNGKKDYGDDFKIMNDDDLRYIEEQINHYYYNTDYGINLGNFVAGLGDFAPLTGPGLKETRGIRDVEEWLIAHYLYPNYIHEIFDYQTEIALKNLQLLKEATGKKAQIIQISGTDFGTQQCEIMSPDTFREFYKPYYTKLNKWVHENTEWKTFYHCCGSVVKLLDDFVDMGIDILNPVQCSAKGMEAQFLKDNYGDKFVFWGGGVDTQHTLPFGTPDEVSKEVTNRLEIFSKGGGFVFNPIHNIQGPTPVENIVAMFDAVQAFNKK
- a CDS encoding LacI family DNA-binding transcriptional regulator, encoding MRVTIKQIADLAGVSRGTVDKVLNNRVGVSEEVKRRVQRIANELGYRPNIIGKALSFQKRPIVIGVVIPVKSNPFFTEITEGIYKAYEDFKDFGLKIEMRETDHLNSQEQLDVLNEFHKMKVNGIAVPALDDTIIKNKINELVSDNIQVVTFASDIHNSNRLCFVGQDLYKSGQVAGVLMAKLLRNKGNVAIITGSFNMLAHNDRIEGFQSIVDTLPDIKIIDIVECLDEDYIAHEVTNAVIEKHKDIDGFYIAAAGIKGFSQSIEAHNYKDKAIISYDLTETTKVLLRNDVIDFTITQEPIEQGYKVIELLFEYVFKGIVPKEDFIKVKIRIITKENMD